The Chrysoperla carnea chromosome X, inChrCarn1.1, whole genome shotgun sequence genome includes a region encoding these proteins:
- the LOC123302171 gene encoding uncharacterized transmembrane protein DDB_G0289901-like isoform X2 yields MNKFLVTLVLISASLNSVHNAPSPHGLLGVKPRSIIADTLDPLGIFHNKQASGGLTFGLSGGLGGSSSYADSNANSGSYSGSNGGSYAGSQAGSYANSQAGSTAGSYSGSKAFSNANSGSYGGGGSSGASSGASSSALSGSGSIGFGGGANAGSQASSQANSGSYSSGNGGNSGFVPIASPVSQPIPIQSGGGSSSGSRASSSAGSLSGGYQSGGGGSYGGSKGSSSAGSLSGGYQSGGGGSYGGSKGSSSSGSYGGSNSGSYQEPDQIIIVQSPSSGGSYGGSKASSSSGSYGGSNTGRYESSGGYQGGSNNQGSSYGNSVGGSYSGSSGYNKGRGDEDIILVIEDDSYNRPRPQPPRRKPHHRHRYDNGYKAKPEKVIIVVEERPSHQGGSYGGSYGSSGQYSGQSGMKGNLGGGYSSSNSGSYSGGNSGSYGGGNSGTVVQEVKPAPPPYVSPPPVKVVEPVKPVISNGGSGSYGGSNSNSYAGSQASSFSGSSSSANSGSSANAGSSANAGSSANAGSPAIIAPPKVIETVKPAPTYESNPFLTGSSGNSGSGSGSSSGSTSSAFSGSTSNSGSTQIAPAKPVIPQTYESNPFLNGKATSGAQSSAFSGSSANSGANAPATPIVSQGGNYGGNSGSYSGSKSQSSSSSQSSAFSGSNSGGGQTVLQPTPVPQKIQPVAPVNSNANSGAYSSSQSSASSGSNNAPAVPLPLISQPSVIRPPSRGNPGYGSSGSNGYSSSGSKSNSYSGSGTRVIQPVEIIIVEKPSRYEGHSGSYSGSGSQGGSYSGSKSSSQSGSYSGGSNIQPQPVPVSQGGGYSGSKSTAGSQSGSYSGSKSTAGSQSGSYSGNNNAPVQPQPIVQPQPVIQPQPVIQPQPVIQPQPISNQGSSYSGSQSSANSQSSANSQAGSYSGSVQAPVQPQPVIQPQPVIQPQPVIQPQPVIQPQPVVQPQPIVSQGGSYSGSKSNAESHSGSHSSSNSGSSAGGGQQPIAPFVSEAPPKPIISTPIQSGGNLGGSYSGSNSGSYSGSQASSNAGSISGNISPAIPPISTNPGYSGGNLGGASSGSNAGSYSGSQSGASSSANSGSSAGSQSSAYSGSGANQGGAIQFPDSLVRVPIATPYDGNAAGGGSGAKSFAQSESSSNAFGGGSGAQSAAQSQAGSYSGGGGSSSSSSASSSSSSSGSGASSFSSSNSGAGSLNLPFGSLNLAGSFSNSGAIGLRK; encoded by the exons atgaataaatttttggttacgTTAGTGTTAATTAGTGCCTCCTTAAACAGTGTCCACAATGCACCGTCACCTCATG GTTTATTGGGTGTTAAACCGCGAAGTATAATCGCTGACACTCTAGATCCTTTAGGAATATTTCACAACAAACAAGCTTCCGGTGGCTTAACATTTGGTTTATCGGGTGGCTTAGGAGGTTCATCTTCATACGCAGATAGCAACGCAAATAGTGGAAGTTATTCTGGCTCGAATGGAGGAAGTTATGCTGGATCACAAGCAGGCAGCTATGCCAATTCACAGGCTGGCAGTACTGCTGGAAGTTACAGTGGTTCCAAAGCATTTAGTAACGCCAATTCTGGAAGCTATGGTGGTGGGGGAAGCTCAGGAGCATCAAGTGGTGCATCTAGTTCTGCTCTAAGTGGATCTGGTAGCATAGGATTTGGTGGAGGTGCCAATGCAGGCTCACAAGCTAGCTCTCAAGCAAATAGTGGAAGTTATAGTTCTGGAAATGGCGGAAATTCCGGATTTGTACCAATAGCATCTCCTGTTTCACAACCAATTCCAATACAATCTGGAGGTGGCAGTTCTAGTGGTTCAAGAGCAAGTTCTTCAGCTGGAAGTCTTTCTGGTGGCTATCAAAGTGGAGGTGGAGGAAGCTATGGTGGTTCGAAAGGAAGTTCTTCAGCTGGAAGTCTTTCTGGTGGCTATCAAAGTGGAGGTGGAGGAAGCTATGGTGGTTCGAAAGGAAGTTCTTCGTCTGGAAGTTATGGGGGATCAAACTCTGGAAGTTATCAAGAACCagatcaaattattattgtacaatCACCATCAAGTGGGGGAAGTTATGGGGGTTCGAAAGCAAGCTCATCGTCTGGAAGCTATGGTGGGT CAAATACTGGAAGATATGAAAGTTCTGGAGGATATCAAGGTGGATCAAACAATCAAGGTTCTAGTTATGGAAATTCTGTGGGTGGTAGTTATTCTGGATCTTCAGGTTATAACAAAGGACGTGGTGATGAGGACATTATTTTAGTTATCGAAGATGATAGTTATAATCGACCACGACCTCAACCACCACGTAGAAAACCTCATCACAGACATCGTTACGATAATGGATACAAAGCTAAACCGGAAAAAGTAATTATAGTTGTTGAAGAAAGACCCTCTCATCAAGGAGGTTCATATGGAGGATCCTATGGAAGCTCTGGTCAATATTCTGGCCAATCAGGCATGAAAGGAAATTTGGGCGGTGGTTATTCATCTAGTAATTCTGGATCATATAGTGGAGGTAATTCTGGGTCATATGGTGGAGGTAATTCGGGCACCGTTGTGCAAGAAGTGAAGCCAGCTCCACCACCATATGTAAGCCCCCCACCAGTCAAAGTAGTCGAACCGGTAAAGCCTGTAATTAGTAACGGCGGAAGTGGTAGCTATGGAGgatcaaattcaaattcataTGCTGGAAGTCAAGCATCTTCATTTAGTGGATCATCCAGCTCTGCTAATTCTGGAAGTTCTGCAAACGCAGGAAGCTCTGCCAATGCAGGAAGCTCTGCAAATGCTGGTAGCCCTGCAATTATTGCACCACCAAAAGTAATTGAAACCGTTAAACCAGCTCCAACTTATGAATCAAATCCATTTTTGACTGGAAGCTCTGGTAATAGTGGTAGTGGAAGTGGTTCATCTTCTGGTAGTACATCTTCAGCTTTTAGTGGTTCAACAAGCAACAGTGGTTCAACTCAGATTGCACCAGCTAAACCCGTTATTCCTCAAACATATGAATCAAACCCATTCTTAAATGGTAAAGCAACTTCTGGTGCTCAATCATCCGCATTCAGTGGATCATCTGCCAATTCTGGAGCAAACGCACCAGCAACACCTATCGTAAGTCAAGGTGGAAATTATGGAGGTAATTCGGGTTCATACTCCGGTTCAAAAAGTCAATCAAGCTCAAGTAGTCAATCTTCAGCATTCAGTGGTTCAAACAGTGGTGGTGGACAAACAGTTTTACAACCAACCCCTGTGCCCCAAAAAATTCAACCTGTAGCTCCTGTTAATAGTAATGCCAATTCTGGAGCTTATTCAAGTAGCCAATCGTCTGCTTCAAGTGGATCAAACAATGCTCCAGCAGTACCCCTACCTCTTATCAGTCAACCAAGTGTAATTCGCCCACCATCGCGTGGAAATCCTGGATATGGATCAAGTGGAAGCAACGGATATTCTTCTAGTGGAAGCAAATCAAATTCGTATAGTGGATCTGGCACCAGAGTTATACAACCAGTTGAAATTATAATCGTAGAAAAACCTTCAAGGTATGAAGGACATTCTGGTTCATACTCTGGAAGTGGAAGTCAAGGAGGGTCGTACTCTGGAAGTAAATCTTCAAGTCAATCAGGATCATACTCTGGTGGTAGCAATATTCAACCACAACCTGTGCCTGTTAGCCAAGGCGGTGGATATTCTGGCAGTAAATCAACTGCTGGAAGCCAATCAGGTTCATATTCAGGTAGTAAATCAACTGCTGGAAGTCAATCGGGCTCATATTCTGGAAATAATAATGCCCCTGTTCAACCACAGCCAATTGTACAACCTCAACCAGTTATTCAACCCCAACCAGTTATTCAACCCCAACCAGTAATTCAACCACAACCAATAAGTAATCAAGGTAGCTCATATTCGGGAAGTCAATCAAGTGCAAATAGTCAATCAAGTGCAAATAGTCAAGCTGGATCATATTCAGGAAGTGTTCAAGCACCTGTCCAACCTCAACCAGTTATACAACCCCAGCCAGTTATTCAACCCCAACCGGTGATACAACCTCAACCAGTCATCCAACCCCAACCAGTTGTTCAACCTCAACCCATTGTGAGCCAAGGAGGGTCATATTCCGGAAGCAAATCAAATGCCGAAAGCCATTCAGGATCACACAGTAGCTCCAACTCTGGAAGTAGTGCTGGCGGTGGTCAACAGCCAATTGCGCCATTTGTTAGTGAGGCGCCACCAAAACCGATAATTTCCACCCCAATTCAAAGTGGTGGTAATTTAGGAGGATCATATTCTGGAAGTAATTCTGGCTCATATTCTGGCAGTCAAGCATCATCAAATGCCGGTAGCATTAGTGGAAACATTTCTCCCGCAATTCCACCAATTTCCACAAATCCTGGATACTCTGGAGGAAATTTGGGAGGAGCTTCTAGTGGAAGTAATGCAGGATCATACTCTGGTAGTCAATCTGGAGCAAGTTCTTCAGCAAATTCAGGATCTTCAGCTGGAAGTCAATCAAGTGCTTACAGTGGATCAGGAGCTAATCAAGGCGGTGCAATACAATTCCCAGACTCTCTCGTTAGAGTTCCCATTGCTACTCCATACGATGGGAATGCGGCTGGAGGTGGTAGTGGTGCCAAATCTTTTGCACAGTCAGAGAGTTCCTCAAATGCATTTGGCGGCGGCAGTGGAGCACAATCTGCTGCTCAATCACAAGCGGGTTCATATTCAGGCGGAGGAGGTAGCTCATCTAGTTCATCGGCTAGTAGTTCATCAAGTTCAAGTGGATCAGGAGCAAGTTCCTTTAGTTCATCGAATTCAGGAGCTGGTTCATTAAACTTACCATTTGGTTCCTTAAATTTAGCTGGATCGTTCAGCAATTCTGGAGCCATTGGTcttcgtaaataa
- the LOC123302171 gene encoding uncharacterized transmembrane protein DDB_G0289901-like isoform X1, which produces MNKFLVTLVLISASLNSVHNAPSPHGLLGVKPRSIIADTLDPLGIFHNKQASGGLTFGLSGGLGGSSSYADSNANSGSYSGSNGGSYAGSQAGSYANSQAGSTAGSYSGSKAFSNANSGSYGGGGSSGASSGASSSALSGSGSIGFGGGANAGSQASSQANSGSYSSGNGGNSGFVPIASPVSQPIPIQSGGGSSSGSRASSSAGSLSGGYQSGGGGSYGGSKGSSSAGSLSGGYQSGGGGSYGGSKGSSSSGSYGGSNSGSYQEPDQIIIVQSPSSGGSYGGSKASSSSGSYGGSNSGKFHASPEIISVPNTGRYESSGGYQGGSNNQGSSYGNSVGGSYSGSSGYNKGRGDEDIILVIEDDSYNRPRPQPPRRKPHHRHRYDNGYKAKPEKVIIVVEERPSHQGGSYGGSYGSSGQYSGQSGMKGNLGGGYSSSNSGSYSGGNSGSYGGGNSGTVVQEVKPAPPPYVSPPPVKVVEPVKPVISNGGSGSYGGSNSNSYAGSQASSFSGSSSSANSGSSANAGSSANAGSSANAGSPAIIAPPKVIETVKPAPTYESNPFLTGSSGNSGSGSGSSSGSTSSAFSGSTSNSGSTQIAPAKPVIPQTYESNPFLNGKATSGAQSSAFSGSSANSGANAPATPIVSQGGNYGGNSGSYSGSKSQSSSSSQSSAFSGSNSGGGQTVLQPTPVPQKIQPVAPVNSNANSGAYSSSQSSASSGSNNAPAVPLPLISQPSVIRPPSRGNPGYGSSGSNGYSSSGSKSNSYSGSGTRVIQPVEIIIVEKPSRYEGHSGSYSGSGSQGGSYSGSKSSSQSGSYSGGSNIQPQPVPVSQGGGYSGSKSTAGSQSGSYSGSKSTAGSQSGSYSGNNNAPVQPQPIVQPQPVIQPQPVIQPQPVIQPQPISNQGSSYSGSQSSANSQSSANSQAGSYSGSVQAPVQPQPVIQPQPVIQPQPVIQPQPVIQPQPVVQPQPIVSQGGSYSGSKSNAESHSGSHSSSNSGSSAGGGQQPIAPFVSEAPPKPIISTPIQSGGNLGGSYSGSNSGSYSGSQASSNAGSISGNISPAIPPISTNPGYSGGNLGGASSGSNAGSYSGSQSGASSSANSGSSAGSQSSAYSGSGANQGGAIQFPDSLVRVPIATPYDGNAAGGGSGAKSFAQSESSSNAFGGGSGAQSAAQSQAGSYSGGGGSSSSSSASSSSSSSGSGASSFSSSNSGAGSLNLPFGSLNLAGSFSNSGAIGLRK; this is translated from the exons atgaataaatttttggttacgTTAGTGTTAATTAGTGCCTCCTTAAACAGTGTCCACAATGCACCGTCACCTCATG GTTTATTGGGTGTTAAACCGCGAAGTATAATCGCTGACACTCTAGATCCTTTAGGAATATTTCACAACAAACAAGCTTCCGGTGGCTTAACATTTGGTTTATCGGGTGGCTTAGGAGGTTCATCTTCATACGCAGATAGCAACGCAAATAGTGGAAGTTATTCTGGCTCGAATGGAGGAAGTTATGCTGGATCACAAGCAGGCAGCTATGCCAATTCACAGGCTGGCAGTACTGCTGGAAGTTACAGTGGTTCCAAAGCATTTAGTAACGCCAATTCTGGAAGCTATGGTGGTGGGGGAAGCTCAGGAGCATCAAGTGGTGCATCTAGTTCTGCTCTAAGTGGATCTGGTAGCATAGGATTTGGTGGAGGTGCCAATGCAGGCTCACAAGCTAGCTCTCAAGCAAATAGTGGAAGTTATAGTTCTGGAAATGGCGGAAATTCCGGATTTGTACCAATAGCATCTCCTGTTTCACAACCAATTCCAATACAATCTGGAGGTGGCAGTTCTAGTGGTTCAAGAGCAAGTTCTTCAGCTGGAAGTCTTTCTGGTGGCTATCAAAGTGGAGGTGGAGGAAGCTATGGTGGTTCGAAAGGAAGTTCTTCAGCTGGAAGTCTTTCTGGTGGCTATCAAAGTGGAGGTGGAGGAAGCTATGGTGGTTCGAAAGGAAGTTCTTCGTCTGGAAGTTATGGGGGATCAAACTCTGGAAGTTATCAAGAACCagatcaaattattattgtacaatCACCATCAAGTGGGGGAAGTTATGGGGGTTCGAAAGCAAGCTCATCGTCTGGAAGCTATGGTGGGTCCAACTCTGGTAAATTTCATGCTTCCCCTGAAATTATTTCCGTACCAAATACTGGAAGATATGAAAGTTCTGGAGGATATCAAGGTGGATCAAACAATCAAGGTTCTAGTTATGGAAATTCTGTGGGTGGTAGTTATTCTGGATCTTCAGGTTATAACAAAGGACGTGGTGATGAGGACATTATTTTAGTTATCGAAGATGATAGTTATAATCGACCACGACCTCAACCACCACGTAGAAAACCTCATCACAGACATCGTTACGATAATGGATACAAAGCTAAACCGGAAAAAGTAATTATAGTTGTTGAAGAAAGACCCTCTCATCAAGGAGGTTCATATGGAGGATCCTATGGAAGCTCTGGTCAATATTCTGGCCAATCAGGCATGAAAGGAAATTTGGGCGGTGGTTATTCATCTAGTAATTCTGGATCATATAGTGGAGGTAATTCTGGGTCATATGGTGGAGGTAATTCGGGCACCGTTGTGCAAGAAGTGAAGCCAGCTCCACCACCATATGTAAGCCCCCCACCAGTCAAAGTAGTCGAACCGGTAAAGCCTGTAATTAGTAACGGCGGAAGTGGTAGCTATGGAGgatcaaattcaaattcataTGCTGGAAGTCAAGCATCTTCATTTAGTGGATCATCCAGCTCTGCTAATTCTGGAAGTTCTGCAAACGCAGGAAGCTCTGCCAATGCAGGAAGCTCTGCAAATGCTGGTAGCCCTGCAATTATTGCACCACCAAAAGTAATTGAAACCGTTAAACCAGCTCCAACTTATGAATCAAATCCATTTTTGACTGGAAGCTCTGGTAATAGTGGTAGTGGAAGTGGTTCATCTTCTGGTAGTACATCTTCAGCTTTTAGTGGTTCAACAAGCAACAGTGGTTCAACTCAGATTGCACCAGCTAAACCCGTTATTCCTCAAACATATGAATCAAACCCATTCTTAAATGGTAAAGCAACTTCTGGTGCTCAATCATCCGCATTCAGTGGATCATCTGCCAATTCTGGAGCAAACGCACCAGCAACACCTATCGTAAGTCAAGGTGGAAATTATGGAGGTAATTCGGGTTCATACTCCGGTTCAAAAAGTCAATCAAGCTCAAGTAGTCAATCTTCAGCATTCAGTGGTTCAAACAGTGGTGGTGGACAAACAGTTTTACAACCAACCCCTGTGCCCCAAAAAATTCAACCTGTAGCTCCTGTTAATAGTAATGCCAATTCTGGAGCTTATTCAAGTAGCCAATCGTCTGCTTCAAGTGGATCAAACAATGCTCCAGCAGTACCCCTACCTCTTATCAGTCAACCAAGTGTAATTCGCCCACCATCGCGTGGAAATCCTGGATATGGATCAAGTGGAAGCAACGGATATTCTTCTAGTGGAAGCAAATCAAATTCGTATAGTGGATCTGGCACCAGAGTTATACAACCAGTTGAAATTATAATCGTAGAAAAACCTTCAAGGTATGAAGGACATTCTGGTTCATACTCTGGAAGTGGAAGTCAAGGAGGGTCGTACTCTGGAAGTAAATCTTCAAGTCAATCAGGATCATACTCTGGTGGTAGCAATATTCAACCACAACCTGTGCCTGTTAGCCAAGGCGGTGGATATTCTGGCAGTAAATCAACTGCTGGAAGCCAATCAGGTTCATATTCAGGTAGTAAATCAACTGCTGGAAGTCAATCGGGCTCATATTCTGGAAATAATAATGCCCCTGTTCAACCACAGCCAATTGTACAACCTCAACCAGTTATTCAACCCCAACCAGTTATTCAACCCCAACCAGTAATTCAACCACAACCAATAAGTAATCAAGGTAGCTCATATTCGGGAAGTCAATCAAGTGCAAATAGTCAATCAAGTGCAAATAGTCAAGCTGGATCATATTCAGGAAGTGTTCAAGCACCTGTCCAACCTCAACCAGTTATACAACCCCAGCCAGTTATTCAACCCCAACCGGTGATACAACCTCAACCAGTCATCCAACCCCAACCAGTTGTTCAACCTCAACCCATTGTGAGCCAAGGAGGGTCATATTCCGGAAGCAAATCAAATGCCGAAAGCCATTCAGGATCACACAGTAGCTCCAACTCTGGAAGTAGTGCTGGCGGTGGTCAACAGCCAATTGCGCCATTTGTTAGTGAGGCGCCACCAAAACCGATAATTTCCACCCCAATTCAAAGTGGTGGTAATTTAGGAGGATCATATTCTGGAAGTAATTCTGGCTCATATTCTGGCAGTCAAGCATCATCAAATGCCGGTAGCATTAGTGGAAACATTTCTCCCGCAATTCCACCAATTTCCACAAATCCTGGATACTCTGGAGGAAATTTGGGAGGAGCTTCTAGTGGAAGTAATGCAGGATCATACTCTGGTAGTCAATCTGGAGCAAGTTCTTCAGCAAATTCAGGATCTTCAGCTGGAAGTCAATCAAGTGCTTACAGTGGATCAGGAGCTAATCAAGGCGGTGCAATACAATTCCCAGACTCTCTCGTTAGAGTTCCCATTGCTACTCCATACGATGGGAATGCGGCTGGAGGTGGTAGTGGTGCCAAATCTTTTGCACAGTCAGAGAGTTCCTCAAATGCATTTGGCGGCGGCAGTGGAGCACAATCTGCTGCTCAATCACAAGCGGGTTCATATTCAGGCGGAGGAGGTAGCTCATCTAGTTCATCGGCTAGTAGTTCATCAAGTTCAAGTGGATCAGGAGCAAGTTCCTTTAGTTCATCGAATTCAGGAGCTGGTTCATTAAACTTACCATTTGGTTCCTTAAATTTAGCTGGATCGTTCAGCAATTCTGGAGCCATTGGTcttcgtaaataa